One Halosegnis longus DNA window includes the following coding sequences:
- a CDS encoding DUF7573 domain-containing protein: MNDRSLSEFADDGDEQDASDAGGDDGDADSVDDTPGELLATAQFSPDGTPCEKCGAVVVRRWHDDGQFVCADCKNW, from the coding sequence GTGAACGACCGCTCGCTGTCGGAGTTCGCCGACGACGGTGACGAGCAGGACGCGTCGGACGCGGGTGGCGACGACGGCGACGCTGATTCGGTCGACGACACTCCCGGGGAACTCCTCGCGACGGCTCAGTTTTCGCCCGACGGCACACCCTGCGAGAAGTGCGGTGCGGTCGTGGTGCGGCGCTGGCACGACGACGGGCAGTTCGTCTGTGCCGACTGCAAGAACTGGTAG
- a CDS encoding 5,10-methylenetetrahydromethanopterin reductase yields the protein MLGIELTPEHPVSRLGDLGARAETAGFDTIFCSSHYNNRDPFVALDRIARRTDTARVGPGVANPYDTHPLTLAGKVATLDESSGGRAVFGIGPGDPSTLRNLGVEREQGLSATIQAFKDAQRVWAGERVSRDGVHTAADAGLNFEPPQGGDIPVYVGGEGPHMCRMAGKHADGLLFNGSHPDDLAWARDRVEEGKSDRPDERGAFELSAYASVSVAEAADAARAAARPPVAFIASGAAPPVLQRHGIDPEVADAIGDAIAAGNFEAAFEQVTEPMVEAFCIAGTPETVAARAEKVLEHADSLVVGSPLGPELETAIDLAGETLS from the coding sequence ATGCTCGGTATCGAACTCACGCCCGAACACCCCGTCTCGCGGCTGGGCGACCTCGGCGCGCGCGCCGAAACCGCCGGCTTCGACACGATATTCTGCTCGTCGCACTACAACAACCGCGACCCGTTCGTCGCGCTCGACCGCATCGCCCGACGGACCGACACCGCCCGCGTCGGGCCCGGCGTCGCCAACCCCTACGACACGCATCCGCTCACGCTCGCGGGGAAGGTCGCCACCCTGGACGAGTCTTCCGGCGGACGTGCCGTGTTCGGTATCGGACCCGGTGACCCGTCGACGCTCCGGAACCTCGGCGTCGAGCGCGAGCAGGGGCTCTCCGCGACGATTCAGGCGTTCAAGGACGCCCAGCGGGTCTGGGCGGGCGAGCGCGTCTCTCGTGACGGGGTCCACACCGCGGCCGACGCGGGGCTGAACTTCGAGCCGCCACAGGGGGGCGATATTCCCGTCTATGTCGGCGGCGAAGGCCCGCACATGTGCCGGATGGCCGGCAAACACGCCGACGGTCTGCTGTTCAACGGCTCGCACCCGGACGACCTCGCGTGGGCACGCGACCGCGTCGAGGAGGGGAAATCGGACCGCCCCGACGAGCGGGGCGCGTTCGAGCTGTCGGCGTACGCCTCCGTTTCGGTTGCAGAAGCCGCCGACGCGGCACGCGCCGCCGCCCGGCCGCCGGTCGCGTTCATCGCCTCCGGAGCCGCCCCGCCAGTCCTCCAGCGACACGGTATCGACCCCGAGGTGGCCGACGCTATCGGTGATGCGATTGCAGCGGGGAACTTCGAGGCGGCCTTCGAGCAGGTGACCGAGCCGATGGTCGAGGCCTTCTGTATCGCAGGGACTCCCGAGACGGTCGCTGCGCGGGCGGAGAAGGTGTTAGAACACGCAGACAGTCTGGTCGTCGGGTCGCCGCTCGGGCCGGAGTTGGAGACGGCAATCGACCTCGCGGGCGAGACGCTGTCGTAG
- a CDS encoding aconitate hydratase: MGQTLTEKILSEHLVEGELETGEEIGIEIDQVLTQDTTGTFVWLQFEALGLDEVQTEVAAQYCDHQTYQFDFKNTDDHRFLRSAAGTFGAHFSRPGNGICHNVHKENFAAPGKTMLGSDSHTPTPGGLGELAIGSGGLDVAVAMGGGPYYIEMPEVVNVRLEGELPEWSSAKDVILEMLRRLSVKGGVGKIFEYTGPGVETLNVPERTTITNMGTELGATSSIFPTDEETREYLSRQGREDAFEEIGPDEDAEYDDEIVVDLSDIEPLVAKPSMPDNVVPVREVAGEDVEQVIVGSCTNGGYEDILPAAKMLKGQEIDMKTEMIVAPGSKQASEILAREGWTAEMMAAGVNFSEATCGACIGIGHVPASDSVSVRTFNRNFEGRSGIEDDSVFLSSPEVAAAAAIKGELTDPRDLADELGLDAPGVQMPDKYNGSKTDLIAPDEAVDDELVKGPNIGDVPLKDPLDSKLEGEALLKMEDNITTDHIIPATQDILMYRSNIPKLSEFTLSRVDDTFAQRALESDGGFLVAGENYGQGSSREHAALCPMYLGIEGVLAQSFARIHKANLFNFGLVPLTIDKADYENIEQGDDIEIVDDVAEAVDSGQEEFTVRVNDDWELTAHLDASTREREILSAGGKLPLTRSQYDAEGAAPADD; the protein is encoded by the coding sequence ATGGGACAGACGCTAACGGAGAAAATCCTCTCGGAGCACCTCGTCGAAGGGGAGCTCGAGACAGGAGAGGAAATCGGCATCGAGATCGATCAGGTCCTCACGCAGGACACCACCGGCACGTTCGTTTGGCTGCAGTTCGAGGCGCTCGGGCTGGACGAGGTCCAGACCGAGGTCGCGGCACAGTACTGTGACCACCAGACCTACCAGTTCGACTTCAAGAACACCGACGACCACCGCTTCCTCCGCTCTGCGGCAGGCACCTTCGGCGCACACTTCTCGCGACCGGGCAACGGTATCTGTCACAACGTCCACAAGGAGAACTTCGCCGCGCCGGGCAAGACGATGCTCGGTTCGGACTCCCACACGCCCACGCCGGGCGGACTGGGCGAGCTCGCCATCGGTTCCGGTGGGCTCGACGTGGCCGTCGCCATGGGCGGTGGCCCGTACTACATCGAGATGCCGGAGGTCGTCAACGTGCGACTCGAAGGCGAACTGCCGGAGTGGTCCTCGGCGAAGGACGTCATCCTCGAGATGCTCCGACGGCTCTCCGTGAAGGGCGGCGTCGGCAAGATCTTCGAGTACACCGGTCCCGGCGTCGAGACGCTCAACGTGCCGGAGCGGACGACCATCACCAACATGGGGACAGAACTGGGCGCGACCTCCTCCATCTTCCCGACCGACGAGGAGACCCGCGAGTACCTCTCCCGACAGGGTCGCGAAGACGCCTTCGAGGAGATCGGTCCCGACGAGGACGCCGAGTACGACGACGAGATCGTCGTCGACCTCAGCGACATCGAGCCGCTCGTCGCCAAGCCGTCCATGCCGGACAACGTCGTGCCCGTGCGCGAGGTCGCCGGTGAGGACGTCGAGCAGGTCATCGTCGGCTCCTGTACGAACGGTGGCTACGAGGACATCCTGCCCGCCGCGAAGATGCTGAAGGGCCAGGAGATCGACATGAAGACCGAGATGATCGTCGCGCCCGGCTCCAAGCAGGCGTCCGAGATTCTCGCTCGCGAGGGCTGGACCGCAGAGATGATGGCCGCCGGCGTGAACTTCTCCGAGGCCACCTGTGGTGCCTGTATCGGTATCGGCCACGTGCCGGCCTCCGACTCCGTCTCCGTCCGTACCTTCAACCGCAACTTCGAGGGTCGCTCCGGTATCGAGGACGACTCCGTCTTCCTCTCCTCGCCGGAGGTCGCGGCCGCGGCCGCCATCAAGGGCGAGCTCACCGACCCCCGCGACCTGGCCGACGAGCTCGGGCTGGACGCGCCGGGCGTCCAGATGCCCGACAAGTACAACGGCTCGAAGACCGACCTCATCGCGCCCGACGAGGCCGTCGACGACGAACTCGTCAAGGGGCCGAACATCGGCGACGTGCCGCTGAAAGACCCCCTCGACTCCAAGCTGGAGGGCGAGGCGCTGCTCAAGATGGAGGACAACATCACGACCGACCACATCATCCCTGCGACGCAGGACATCCTGATGTACCGGTCGAACATCCCGAAGCTCTCCGAGTTCACCCTCTCGCGCGTCGACGACACGTTCGCACAGCGTGCACTCGAGTCCGACGGCGGCTTCCTCGTCGCCGGCGAGAACTACGGGCAGGGCTCCTCGCGTGAACACGCGGCCCTTTGTCCGATGTATCTCGGCATCGAGGGCGTCCTCGCACAGTCGTTCGCCCGCATCCACAAGGCGAACCTGTTCAACTTCGGTCTCGTTCCGCTCACCATCGACAAGGCGGACTACGAGAACATCGAGCAGGGCGACGACATCGAAATCGTCGACGACGTCGCCGAGGCCGTCGACTCCGGGCAGGAGGAGTTCACCGTCCGCGTCAACGACGACTGGGAGCTCACCGCCCACCTCGACGCCTCCACGCGCGAACGCGAGATTCTCTCCGCCGGTGGCAAGCTGCCGCTCACGCGCTCGCAGTACGACGCCGAGGGCGCAGCACCGGCCGACGACTGA
- a CDS encoding ABC transporter permease, giving the protein MSALGTGFRSLLKREILRFVRRPRNTFIPPAITNVLYFAVFGVILGDRIAEIQGYDYILFILPGLVVLGAISNAFENASFSIFHGRWNEYIHEVLTSPLPYSSQVLAYVAASALRGLIVGVIIVVVGLLFVPFAIEGGSVPVRKPLYLAAFMLTIVTLFAAFGVVGGLWARDFDYLTVLNQFILRPLTFFGGVFYSLETLPDFWAQVSLLNPMVYMVNGVRYGFLGYTDVNANLSLAVLVGLTVVVVGVDVLLFRRGYGIIE; this is encoded by the coding sequence ATGAGCGCTCTCGGGACTGGGTTTCGGTCGCTGCTCAAACGGGAGATTCTCCGCTTCGTGCGCCGGCCCCGCAACACGTTCATCCCGCCGGCCATCACCAACGTCCTCTACTTCGCCGTCTTCGGCGTCATCCTCGGTGACCGCATCGCCGAGATTCAGGGGTACGACTACATCCTCTTCATCCTCCCCGGGTTGGTCGTGCTCGGAGCCATCTCCAACGCCTTCGAGAACGCCTCCTTCTCGATTTTCCACGGCCGCTGGAACGAGTACATCCACGAGGTGCTTACATCGCCGCTCCCGTACTCCAGTCAGGTGCTGGCGTACGTCGCCGCCTCCGCGCTGCGCGGGTTAATCGTCGGCGTCATCATCGTCGTCGTCGGCCTGCTGTTCGTCCCCTTCGCCATCGAGGGCGGGAGCGTCCCGGTCCGGAAGCCGCTGTATCTCGCCGCGTTCATGCTCACAATCGTGACGCTGTTTGCGGCCTTCGGGGTCGTCGGCGGCCTGTGGGCGCGGGACTTCGATTACCTGACCGTGCTCAATCAGTTCATTCTCCGGCCGCTCACGTTCTTCGGCGGCGTCTTCTACTCGCTGGAGACGCTCCCCGACTTCTGGGCGCAGGTCTCCCTGCTGAATCCGATGGTGTACATGGTCAACGGGGTCCGATACGGCTTCCTCGGCTACACGGACGTGAACGCGAATCTCTCCTTGGCCGTGCTCGTCGGGCTCACCGTCGTCGTCGTGGGTGTCGACGTGCTCCTGTTCCGGCGCGGCTACGGGATTATCGAGTAA
- a CDS encoding ABC transporter ATP-binding protein yields MTAIRADSLVKEYGDVRALDGLSFEVEEGEFFGLLGPNGAGKTTFINILVGLARSTAGSAEVFGHDVESDYQQARNRIGLAPQEFNVDRFFPIHEVLEHKAGYHGVAPEEAARRADEALKTVGIYDKRDTRFDWLSGGMKRRFLLARALVTDPDLLILDEPTAGVDVELRRELWELVQQLNDDGTTILLTTHYIEEAERLCDTVAIMDAGRKVEVASPDDLRGRGEDTLVVTLASAPDTVPGFDLEGVHDATLDGTDLSVTVDDAGSRAAAVIRALDRAGHEVTNLDLRRASLEEVFVGMTRADTEREVTQ; encoded by the coding sequence ATGACTGCGATACGCGCCGACAGCCTCGTCAAGGAGTACGGCGACGTGCGGGCGCTCGACGGCCTCTCCTTCGAGGTCGAGGAAGGCGAGTTCTTCGGCTTACTCGGCCCGAACGGTGCCGGCAAGACGACGTTCATCAACATCCTCGTCGGCCTCGCGCGCTCGACGGCCGGCTCCGCCGAGGTGTTCGGCCACGATGTCGAAAGCGACTACCAGCAGGCGCGCAACCGCATCGGTCTCGCGCCACAGGAGTTCAACGTCGACCGATTCTTCCCGATTCACGAGGTGCTCGAACACAAGGCCGGCTACCACGGCGTCGCACCCGAGGAGGCCGCCCGCCGCGCCGACGAGGCGCTCAAGACCGTCGGCATCTACGACAAGCGCGACACCCGCTTCGACTGGCTCTCGGGCGGGATGAAACGCCGATTTCTGTTGGCGCGGGCACTCGTCACCGACCCGGACCTCCTGATTCTCGACGAGCCGACCGCCGGCGTCGACGTGGAACTCCGCCGCGAACTGTGGGAGCTGGTCCAGCAGCTCAACGACGACGGCACGACCATCCTCCTCACGACCCACTACATCGAGGAGGCCGAACGGCTCTGTGACACGGTCGCCATCATGGACGCCGGGCGGAAGGTGGAGGTGGCCTCCCCGGACGACCTGCGCGGGCGCGGCGAGGACACGCTCGTCGTCACGCTCGCGAGTGCGCCCGACACCGTCCCCGGATTCGACCTCGAAGGCGTTCACGACGCGACGCTCGACGGGACCGACCTCTCCGTGACCGTCGACGACGCCGGGTCGCGCGCGGCGGCCGTGATTCGCGCGCTCGACCGCGCCGGCCACGAGGTCACGAATCTCGACCTGCGGCGCGCCTCGCTCGAAGAGGTGTTCGTCGGGATGACGCGCGCCGACACTGAGAGAGAGGTGACCCAATGA
- a CDS encoding cell division protein SepF: MGLMSRLLGGDRSTDDYVELDIDDFDATPSDSGTQVHIATIGEQGDVVPIKDAIYDGDIVIADITRHTTTDRTMEHISDELKQVADEVGGDIIQKDDDQLIITPGGISVARSRLE; the protein is encoded by the coding sequence ATGGGACTGATGAGCAGGCTGTTGGGTGGTGACCGGAGCACCGACGACTACGTCGAACTCGACATCGACGATTTCGACGCCACGCCGTCGGACTCGGGGACGCAGGTACACATCGCCACGATCGGCGAGCAGGGTGACGTGGTACCAATCAAGGATGCTATCTACGACGGCGACATCGTCATCGCGGATATCACCCGCCACACGACGACCGACCGCACGATGGAGCACATCTCCGACGAGCTGAAACAGGTCGCCGACGAGGTCGGCGGCGACATCATCCAGAAGGACGACGACCAACTCATCATCACGCCGGGCGGCATCTCGGTCGCCCGCTCGCGACTGGAGTAG
- a CDS encoding DUF1028 domain-containing protein → MTFSICVRDPYETDDGSEETRFGVAVTTRLAAVGTLCPFANEHGAVATQSLVNVELGEKGVEYLADGLAVDDALQSLLNADDGASNRQLHGVDTEDTFAFSGDDCKEWYGHVEREDFTVAGNLLTGESVVEATADAYAASDSDLPLAERLIDALEAGHAEGGDKREELEVQSAALIVTTTEDREMEPYYNDLRVDASKTPIEDLRETYELADESYQAALEKYEESYEEDDIDAGE, encoded by the coding sequence GTGACATTCAGCATCTGCGTCCGCGACCCGTACGAGACCGACGACGGCAGCGAGGAGACGCGCTTCGGCGTCGCCGTCACCACCCGGCTTGCGGCCGTCGGCACGCTGTGTCCCTTCGCCAACGAGCACGGTGCCGTCGCCACCCAGTCACTCGTCAACGTCGAACTCGGGGAGAAAGGCGTCGAGTATCTCGCCGACGGTCTCGCCGTCGACGACGCGCTCCAGTCCCTGCTCAACGCCGACGACGGTGCCTCGAACCGCCAACTCCACGGCGTCGACACCGAGGACACGTTCGCCTTCTCCGGCGACGACTGCAAGGAGTGGTACGGCCACGTCGAGCGCGAGGACTTCACCGTCGCCGGCAACCTCCTCACGGGCGAGTCGGTCGTGGAGGCGACCGCCGACGCCTACGCGGCGAGCGATTCGGACCTGCCGCTGGCCGAGCGACTCATCGACGCGCTCGAAGCCGGCCACGCCGAGGGCGGGGACAAGCGCGAGGAACTGGAGGTGCAGTCGGCCGCGCTCATCGTCACGACCACCGAGGACCGCGAGATGGAGCCGTACTACAACGACCTTCGTGTCGACGCCTCGAAGACGCCCATCGAGGACCTGCGTGAGACGTACGAACTCGCCGACGAGAGCTATCAGGCCGCACTGGAGAAGTACGAGGAGAGCTACGAGGAGGACGATATCGACGCCGGGGAGTAG
- a CDS encoding RNA-binding protein: MEVKSRHHLRGDEIDDIVETVRATFGVEIDGDSFEDVTFDDSDQRVVLVDGEPYVVFFDGEPSLTVNGAQEFAPENRVVTVDAGAISFVSDGADVMRPGIVEADSDIEAGDLVAIAEESHGKVLAIGRAQVDGSEMVGDSGKVVESLHHVGDDLFEFAV, from the coding sequence ATGGAGGTCAAATCGCGCCACCATCTGCGCGGCGACGAAATCGACGACATCGTCGAGACGGTTCGGGCGACGTTCGGCGTCGAAATCGACGGCGACAGCTTCGAGGACGTGACGTTCGACGACTCCGACCAGCGTGTCGTCCTCGTCGACGGCGAACCGTACGTCGTCTTCTTCGATGGGGAGCCGTCGCTGACGGTCAACGGCGCACAGGAGTTCGCGCCCGAGAATCGCGTCGTCACCGTCGACGCCGGCGCAATCTCGTTCGTCTCGGACGGCGCTGACGTGATGCGTCCCGGCATCGTCGAGGCCGACTCCGATATCGAAGCGGGCGATTTGGTCGCGATTGCCGAGGAGAGCCACGGGAAGGTGCTCGCTATCGGCCGCGCGCAGGTCGACGGCTCCGAGATGGTCGGCGACAGCGGGAAAGTGGTCGAGTCGCTCCACCACGTCGGCGACGACCTGTTCGAGTTCGCTGTCTAG
- a CDS encoding NUDIX domain-containing protein produces the protein METVAVVTAFLRNRGEVLLLERSDRVGSYTGQWGAVAGHAEGDPDRLVRVEIAEETGLDDAVELVRRGEPFTVTDADRETEWRVHPYLFDCERRDVTPNEETSRWEWVPPTAIRERETVPDLWRSYDRVRPSVATVADDETHGAAYLSVRALDVLRDEAALANTGEAVATVARDLLDARASMHAVSNRINRVMIDAETPESVKREAISAIERAATADERAARKAAARLTAPVATLSRSGTVAQALTEADPDRLVVFESRPGGEGVDVAERFATGTDVTLAPDAAMADVLDRVGVESVIVGADTVLPDGRVVNKVGTRPLAAVANRAGVPVVVATATAKIAPEGATTVGREPRDDCYDGDVPLSVECPTFEPTPADHIDHLVTEDGRLGEEHVRDRAREHATAAAWCDR, from the coding sequence ATGGAGACGGTCGCTGTCGTCACGGCGTTTCTGCGAAATCGCGGCGAGGTGCTGCTCCTCGAACGCTCCGACCGAGTCGGGTCGTACACCGGGCAGTGGGGAGCCGTCGCCGGCCACGCCGAGGGCGACCCCGACCGACTCGTCCGCGTCGAAATCGCCGAGGAGACCGGATTAGACGACGCCGTCGAGTTGGTCCGGCGGGGGGAGCCGTTCACCGTCACCGACGCCGACCGCGAAACCGAGTGGCGCGTCCACCCGTACCTGTTCGACTGCGAGCGCCGGGACGTGACACCGAACGAGGAGACGAGCCGGTGGGAGTGGGTGCCGCCGACGGCCATCCGCGAGCGCGAGACGGTGCCGGACCTCTGGCGCTCCTACGACCGGGTGCGCCCGAGCGTCGCGACCGTCGCCGACGACGAGACGCACGGCGCGGCGTATCTCTCCGTACGCGCACTCGACGTGTTGCGCGACGAGGCCGCCCTCGCGAACACGGGCGAAGCGGTCGCGACCGTCGCCCGAGACCTGCTCGATGCCCGGGCGTCGATGCACGCTGTCTCGAACCGCATCAATCGGGTGATGATAGACGCCGAGACACCGGAATCGGTGAAACGTGAGGCAATCTCGGCCATCGAGCGCGCAGCGACCGCCGACGAGCGCGCCGCGCGGAAGGCGGCAGCCCGGCTCACCGCACCCGTGGCGACGCTCTCGCGGTCGGGAACCGTCGCACAGGCGCTCACGGAGGCCGACCCCGACCGACTCGTCGTCTTCGAATCCCGCCCCGGCGGCGAGGGGGTCGATGTCGCAGAGCGGTTCGCGACCGGGACGGACGTGACGCTCGCACCCGATGCGGCGATGGCCGACGTACTCGACCGTGTCGGCGTCGAGTCCGTCATCGTCGGCGCAGACACCGTACTGCCGGACGGTCGGGTCGTGAACAAGGTCGGTACGCGCCCGCTCGCGGCCGTCGCGAACCGTGCCGGCGTTCCGGTCGTCGTCGCCACCGCGACGGCGAAGATTGCACCCGAGGGGGCGACGACCGTCGGCCGCGAACCGCGCGACGACTGTTACGACGGCGACGTCCCGCTGTCAGTCGAGTGTCCCACGTTCGAACCGACGCCCGCAGACCACATCGACCACCTCGTGACCGAGGACGGACGGCTCGGCGAGGAGCACGTCCGAGACAGAGCACGCGAACACGCGACCGCCGCGGCGTGGTGCGACCGGTAG
- a CDS encoding class I SAM-dependent methyltransferase, which yields MDPDEVRDDWAGRSGRYSPQYYADLGPNQVSETLLDVFEHYADADARILELGCGSGRHLETLREHGYEHLTGIDINEDSFDVMDEEYPALADLGTFHAGAIEDILPDYETDAFDVVYSVETLQHIHPEDTWVFDEVVRVSGDLIITAENEGNSPTRGRGESETSFVDGEFPLYHRNWKQVFGERDCAQLLREPTSRDTIRVFRTP from the coding sequence ATGGACCCTGATGAGGTACGCGACGACTGGGCCGGTCGGTCGGGCCGCTACTCCCCGCAGTACTACGCCGACCTCGGACCGAATCAGGTGAGCGAGACGCTGCTCGACGTCTTCGAGCACTACGCCGACGCCGACGCGCGCATTCTCGAACTCGGCTGTGGCTCCGGCCGCCACCTCGAAACCCTCCGCGAGCACGGCTACGAGCACCTGACCGGTATCGACATCAACGAGGACTCCTTCGACGTGATGGACGAGGAGTACCCCGCGCTCGCGGACCTCGGCACCTTCCACGCCGGGGCAATCGAGGATATCCTCCCCGACTACGAGACGGACGCCTTCGACGTGGTGTACTCCGTCGAGACGCTCCAACACATCCACCCCGAGGACACGTGGGTGTTCGACGAGGTGGTGCGTGTCAGCGGTGACCTCATCATCACCGCCGAGAACGAGGGGAACAGTCCGACGCGGGGTCGCGGCGAGTCGGAGACCAGCTTTGTCGACGGCGAATTCCCGCTGTATCACCGCAACTGGAAGCAGGTGTTCGGCGAGCGCGACTGTGCCCAACTGCTCCGCGAGCCGACCTCGCGAGACACGATTCGGGTCTTCCGGACGCCCTGA
- a CDS encoding CAP domain-containing protein, translating to MDEHTTWGNSGDVQTIPEYDATHHPIVSDTQKLEQLTHEATNRARIAHSREPLSYDSELADIARLHSRDMANHDFFGHENQNGELHVSRLQKYGYNSTVVYENLYSLISPEFDYSLETLAQMAVDWWLDSPSHRRALLKEHNTEEGIGVYVTDEPRIYWTAELSKYDVDRQTPTQ from the coding sequence ATGGATGAACACACGACTTGGGGTAACTCAGGCGACGTGCAGACGATTCCGGAGTATGACGCCACTCATCACCCAATCGTTTCCGACACTCAGAAGCTAGAGCAGCTCACTCACGAGGCGACGAACCGGGCACGAATCGCACACTCCCGTGAACCACTCTCGTACGATTCGGAGTTGGCTGACATTGCTAGACTCCACTCACGGGATATGGCGAACCACGACTTCTTCGGTCACGAGAATCAGAACGGTGAGTTACACGTCAGCCGGCTCCAGAAGTACGGGTACAACTCGACCGTCGTCTACGAGAATCTGTACTCACTGATCTCCCCAGAATTCGACTACTCGCTGGAAACGTTGGCTCAGATGGCAGTTGATTGGTGGCTTGACTCTCCCTCTCACCGTAGAGCGCTTCTCAAGGAGCACAACACGGAGGAGGGAATCGGCGTGTACGTCACCGACGAGCCGCGAATATACTGGACGGCGGAGCTTTCGAAGTACGACGTTGACCGACAGACACCGACGCAGTAA